A region from the Pelecanus crispus isolate bPelCri1 chromosome 11, bPelCri1.pri, whole genome shotgun sequence genome encodes:
- the TOP3A gene encoding DNA topoisomerase 3-alpha isoform X1, producing MNFQARFFASCRVRMMPQPWRLFSRAAEDVALQRIRKVLCVAEKNDAARGIADLLSNSRMRRREGFSKFNKIYEYDYQMFGQNVTMVMTSVSGHLLAHDFKLPFRKWHSCNPLALFDAEIEKYCPENYMDIKRTLEREVQQCQALVIWTDCDREGENIGFEIIHVCKAVKPNLQVFRARFSEITLHAVRTACENLSQPDQKTSDAVDVRQELDLRIGAAFTRFQTLRLRKIFPDILADQLISYGSCQFPTLGFVVERFKAIQAFVPEAFYKIKVTHDHEDGSVVFNWKRNRLFNHTACLVLYQMCMEDPVATVVEVGSKPKSKWRPLPLDTVELEKLASRKLKINAKETMRIAEKLYTQGFISYPRTETNIFPKELNLSALVQQQTQDPNWGAFAQRILDQGGPTPRSGTKSDQAHPPIHPTKYTAGLQGNEQRLYEFIVRHFLACCSQDAKGQETTVEIDIANERFIAQGLMILARNYLEVYPYEKWSDKVIPLYQKGSRFQPTTVEMVDGETSPPLLLTEADLIALMEKHGIGTDATHAEHIETIKTRMYVGLTADQRFLPGHLGMGLVEGYDSMGYEMSKPDLRAELEADLKLICEGKKDKSAVLQQQVQKYKQVFIEAVARANKLDQALAQYFGEATEIAEQEEVYPAMPVSVRKCPQCNNDMVLKAKKNGGFYLSCMGYPACKSAVWFPDFVLDVARDESVCAVCQPHPVHRLKFKFKRGSVPPMMPLEFVGCIGGCDEMLKELLDLKYLHRSSQSASSASQQANHLQVNNSFNRASGENRHVRGTTNLAPGRLLSLSSPRTPRPAPSAAPDDGNNAVVCNCGNEALLLTVRKEGPNQGRQFYKCSTGTCNLFLWADQQSEDRSNVAPRGSALPQPFAGRGPAGFQRPGGGRGPELFGNNSSDSGGDTVCKCDQPAVTRTVQKDGPNKGRQFHTCSKPREQQCGFFQWADENVAPGKAGLGVRRTGWSSGYARGLGNKAKRPSSLSSGATAKKPRTCSICHQPGHTRKNCPQDH from the exons ATGAACTTTCAGGCGAGGTTCTTTGCCAGCTGCAGGGTCAGGATGATGCCGCAGCCCTGGCGTCTCTTCTCCCGGGCTGCGGAGGATGTGGCGTTGCAGAGGATCCGGAAGGTCCTGTGCGTGGCTGAGAAGAACGATGCTGCCCGAGGGATTGCAGATCTGCTCTCCAACAGCAGAATGCGACGG CGAGAAGGGTTTTCCAAGTTCAACAAGATCTACGAGTACGACTACCAGATGTTTGGCCAG AACGTTACTATGGTGATGACATCCGTGTCGGGACACTTACTGGCTCATGATTTTAAGCTGCCGTTTCGCAAATG GCATAGCTGCAACCCTCTAGCTCTTTTTGATGCTGAAATTGAGAAGTATTGCCCTGAAAATTACATGGATATCAAG AGAACCCTTGAACGAGAAGTCCAGCAGTGCCAAGCTCTGGTGATCTGGACTGACTGCGATCGAGAAGGAGAGAACATTGGCTTTGAGATAATTCACGTTTGCAAAGCTG TAAAGCCAAACCTCCAGGTTTTCCGAGCCCGTTTTTCAGAGATTACGCTTCATGCTGTCAGAACAGCCTGTGAGAACCTCTCCCAACCAGATCAAAAAACGAGCGATGCCGTTGACGTCAGGCAGGAGCTGGACCTCAGGATAG GTGCTGCCTTCACCAGATTCCAGACACTGAGGCTCCGGAAGATCTTCCCTGATATTTTAGCAGATCAGCTGATCAGCTATGGTAGCTGCCAGTTCCCAACACTGGGCTTTGTAGTTGAACGCTTTAAAGCCATCCAGGCCTTTGTTCCTGAAGCCTTCTATAAAATTAAAG TGACACATGATCATGAAGATGGCAGCGTGGTCTTCAACTGGAAGAGGAACCGGCTCTTTAATCACACAGCATGCCTGGTCCTTTACCAGATGTGTATGGAG GATCCGGTAGCAACTGTTGTTGAGGTTGGGAGCAAGCCAAAGAGCAAATGGAGGCCCCTGCCCCTGGACACTGTG GAACTTGAGAAGTTGGCTTCCcgcaaactgaaaataaatgcaaaggaaaCCATGAGAATAGCAGAAAAACTCTATACTCAAGG GTTCATTAGCTACCCCCGAACTGAGACCAACATTTTCCCCAAGGAGCTGAACCTCTCTGCCTTAGTACAACAGCAAACACAGGACCCAAACTGGGGAGCATTTGCACAGAGGATTTTGGATCAGGGTGGGCCAACCCCTCGGAGTGGAACCAAATCAGATCAGGCTCACCCTCCCATTCACCCTACAAAATACACTGCTGGCCTGCAG GGCAACGAGCAGCGACTATATGAATTCATTGTGCGCCATTTTTTGGCTTGCTGCTCTCAAGATGCCAAGGGACAGGAAACAACTGTGGAGATTGACATTGCTAATGAGCGATTCATTGCTCAAGGACTAATGATCCTGGCCCGAAATTACCTGGAAGTCTATCCATATGAGAAGTGGAGTGATAAG GTTATCCCACTGTATCAGAAAGGGTCTCGCTTTCAGCCCACTACAGTGGAGATGGTGGATGGGGAAACCAGCCCTCCATTGCTCCTCACAGAAGCGGATCTCATTGCTCTCATGGAGAAACATGGCATTG GGACTGATGCCACTCACGCCGAGCACATTGAGACGATTAAGACGCGGATGTACGTGGGCCTTACGGCGGATCAGCGGTTCCTCCCGGGCCACCTGGGCATGGGGCTGGTTGAAG GCTACGATTCCATGGGCTACGAGATGTCCAAGCCTGACCTTCGAGCTGAGCTGGAGGCTGATCTGAAACTGATCTGTGAGGGGAAGAAAGACAAATCTGCAGTGTTGCAGCAGCAGGTGCAAAAGTACAAGCAAGTCTTCATCGAAGCCGTGGCCAGAGCCAACAA GCTGGACCAGGCTCTGGCTCAGTATTTTGGAGAAGCCACAGAAATTGCAGAGCAAGAGGAGGTCTACCCAGCAATGCCCGTTTCCGTTCGGAAGTGTCCACAGTGCAACAACGACATGGTCCTGAAGGCCAAGAAGAACGGCGG GTTCTATCTCAGCTGCATGGGCTATCCAGCTTGTAAAAGTGCAGTCTGGTTTCCCGATTTCGTGCTGGATGTGGCCCGGGATGAGAGCGTCTGTGCTGTGTGTCAACCACATCCAGTTCACAG aCTGAAGTTTAAATTCAAGAGAGGCAGTGTTCCACCCATGATGCCCTTGGAGTTTGTTGGTTGCATTGGAGGCTGTGATGAGATGCTAAAAGAGCTCTTGGACCTGAAGTATTTACACAGGTCATCCCAATCCGCATCGTCAGCCAGCCAGCAAGCTAATCACTTGCAGGTCAACAACTCCTTTAACAGAGCTAGTGGTGAAAACAGGCACGTGAGGGGGACCACAAACCTGGCACCGGGACGTCTACTCTCCTTGAGCTCCCCGAGAACACCCAGGCctgctccttcagctgctccagaTGACGGGAACAACGCGGTGGTTTGCAACTGCGGGAATGAAGCCCTGCTGTTAACCGTACGCAAAGAAGGGCCCAATCAAGGCAGGCAGTTTTACAAATGCAGCACCGGTACCTGCAATTTGTTTCTCTGGGCTGATCAGCAGTCAGAGGACAGAAGCAACGTGGCTCCACGGGGCTCTGCGCTGCCCCAGCCCTTTGCAGGAAGGGGCCCAGCGGGATTCCAGCGTCCAGGAGGAGGGCGAGGCCCAGAGCTCTTTGGAAACAACAGCTCTGATTCAGGAGGCGACACGGTCTGCAAGTGCGACCAGCCAGCTGTCACGCGCACCGTCCAAAAGGACGGACCCAACAAAGGTCGGCAGTTCCACACCTGCTCTAAACCCCGAGAGCAGCAGTGCGGCTTCTTCCAGTGGGCAGATGAAAACGTGGCACCAGGTAAGGCTGGGCTTGGGGTGAGACGCACGGGTTGGAG CAGTGGATACGCAAGAGGGTTGGGAAATAAAGCCAAGAGACCGAGCAGCCTCTCCTCAGGAGCCACTGCCAAGAAACCACGGACCTGTAGCATTTGCCACCAGCCTGGCCACACTAGGAAAAACTGCCCTCAAGACCACTGA
- the MIEF2 gene encoding mitochondrial dynamics protein MID49, with product MAEFTRQQGKRQEDGGLASVLDLLLANARLVLGVTGAAVLAIATLAVKRLIDRATSPRDEDDPKAEQKTVEESWQDLALIKATPKPPKKQRREDLSEPLLSPARPPVPEPRVFSAPPEAPRVEASPPRCLTLQEKLLSHYSSRLAVPEAQASLAPQLARSICVQLQNFLRSKCPELPFGSLFLSGPLLDGLGVLAADHIHLMLPVVLDAALWSLIPGEDTVVRNPQYWMIKRTDLEYFPRGRSPWDRFIVGRYLSSNVLSETLHKMLVASINWPAIGSLMGSVIYPVVASQELKLEVKHDQVELSITLFPVVEMEDKVLLAAPPEGLVENLWLESFYRAEVSKVKELDAGDSGARQHCLCILNGICKSHPTLHKLSGSPLTHVILHLSATSSDWAEENLADRFQQVLEELVGYLEKGVLPSYFNHKINLFCELLEEEIDEMGFMLYRAISEPELLLKEK from the exons ATGGCCGAGTTCACGCGCCAGCAGGGCAAGCGGCAGGAGGACGGCGGGCTGGCCAGCGTCCTCGACCTGCTGTTGGCCAACGCCAGGCTGGTGCTGGGCGTCACCGGCGCGGCTGTGCTCGCCATCGCCACGCTGGCCGTCAAGCGG ctgATAGACCGAGCCACCAGCCCTCGCGATGAAGATGATCCCAAAGCTGAGCAGAAGACCGTGGAGGAGAGCTGGCAGGACTTGGCCTTGATCAAGGCGAcgccaaaacctcccaaaaagcagagaagggaaGACCTCAGCGAGcccctgctctctccagctcGGCCGCCGGTGCCAG AGCCCAGGGTCTTCTCTGCCCCTCCGGAGGCTCCTCGGGTGGAAGCCAGCCCTCCGCGCTGCCTCACACTGCAGGAGAAGCTCCTCTCGCACTACAGCAGCCGGCTGGCCGTGCCCGAGGCGCAAGCATCCCTCGCCCCGCAGCTGGCCAGGAGCATCTGCGTCCAACTGCAGAACTTCTTGCGGAGCAAGTGCCCGGAGCTGCCTTTCGGCAGCCTCTTCCTCAGCGGTCCCCTGCTCGACGGCCTCGGGGTTCTGGCGGCCGACCACATCCACCTCATGCTGCCGGTGGTCCTTGACGCCGCGCTCTGGAGCCTCATCCCGGGAGAGGACACCGTGGTGAGGAACCCCCAGTACTGGATGATCAAGAGGACTGATCTGGAGTATTTCCCTCGTGGGCGCAGCCCCTGGGACAGGTTCATCGTGGGCCGGTACCTCTCCTCCAATGTGCTCAGCGAGACCCTCCACAAGATGTTGGTGGCCTCCATCAACTGGCCTGCCATAGGCAGCCTGATGGGGAGCGTCATCTACCCGGTCGTGGCCTCCCAGGAGTTGAAGCTGGAAGTCAAACACGATCAGGTCGAGCTGAGCATCACCCTCTTCCCGGTGGTGGAAATGGAGGACAAGGTTCTTCTGGCTGCTCCTCCTGAAGGACTGGTGGAAAACCTCTGGCTTGAGAGCTTTTACAGGGCAGAGGTCTCGAAGGTGAAGGAGCTGGATGCCGGCGACTCCGGGGCTCGGCAGCACTGCCTCTGCATCCTGAACGGCATCTGCAAGAGCCATCCCACCCTGCACAAACTGAGTGGCAGCCCCTTGACCCACGTCATCCTTCACCTCAGTGCCACCAGTTCGGACTGGGCAGAAGAAAACCTTGCTGACAGGTTCCAGCAGGTGCTTGAGGAGCTGGTAGGCTACCTGGAGAAAGGGGTCCTGCCTTCCTATTTCAACCACAAAATCAACCTCTTCTGCGAGCTGTTGGAAGAGGAAATCGATGAGATGGGCTTTATGCTCTACAGGGCCATATCTGAGCCAGAGctcctgctgaaggagaaatga
- the SMCR8 gene encoding guanine nucleotide exchange protein SMCR8, translated as MISAPDVVAFTREEELEDELCSEPPLPEEYSVPLFPFASHGANPWAKVAGSKFTRDFILISEFSEQVGPQPLLTIPDDAKVSGTFDLNYFSLRIMSVDYQASFVGHPPGSAYPKLNFVEDSKVVLGDSKEGAFAYVHHLTLYDLEARGFVRPFCMAYISADEHKIMQQFQELSAEFSKASECLKTGNRKAFANELEKKLKDLDYTRTVLHNETEIQKKANDKGYYTTQAIEKANELASVEKSIIEHQDLLKQIRSYPYRKLKESDFHPYEPECALDQANAGCDQDPTTSDLAEPGETHLYAHVPSYTPKLIKAKSAKCFDKKLKTLEELCDIYFFTQTLDQLHQIERTFRGDVCYLLTDQISRALLKQQSVTNFLFEDVTFLDEKLPEKQYRGCQGLSQDIIDRKCLEESPAPKVVISLGSYKSSVECVPIKMEQEIGDSQEPKMTESVTFEHQENLDYLDADIKGSISSGESIEVLGTEKSASGLTKSESQASLPVSPSPQVGRSKVGSRRTVSEDSIEVLSTCPSESLIPEDFKASYPSAINEESYADDEEGGLHFTPKLNPDDADEQEDISKQENLVQVDSACCIGKESPNFLEPLPDLGPKPCDEDGVVRIPPQPYRQAEQGLRGSFGGFPSHDGISGGLLPYEVDSRYLTGSREVSKSSLDECSDSTSYISSAASTCSDRTPSPAHPACPASERHKKKAGQNALRFIRQYPFAHPAIYSLLSGRTLIVLGEEEAIVKKLVTALSIFVPSCGIYAKPVKHWIASPLHVVDFQKWKLIGLQRMVSPAGVNVLHALSRYSRYVSILDADSKTLRCPLYKGTLVSRLADHRTQIKRGSTYYMHVQSILTQLCSKAFLFTFCHHLHLPISEREPEESVVNRRMNFLKLQLGLANEDIKIVQYLAELLKLQYIQEPGQGVNPLLRFDYVPSFLYKI; from the exons ATGATCAGCGCCCCTGACGTGGTGGCCTTCACCagagaggaggagctggaggatgAGCTGTGCAGCGAGCCGCCCCTGCCCGAGGAGTACTCGGTGCCGCTCTTCCCCTTCGCCAGCCACGGCGCCAACCCCTGGGCCAAGGTCGCCGGCTCCAAGTTCACCCGGGACTTCATCCTCATCTCCGAGTTCTCGGAGCAAGTGgggccccagcccctcctgacCATCCCCGATGACGCCAAAGTGTCGGGCACTTTTGATctcaattatttttcccttcgGATCATGTCTGTGGATTACCAGGCTTCCTTCGTGGGGCACCCTCCCGGCTCTGCCTACCCGAAGCTGAACTTTGTGGAGGATTCCAAAGTGGTGCTGGGGGACTCGAAGGAAGGGGCCTTCGCCTACGTCCACCACTTGACGCTGTACGACCTCGAAGCCAGGGGCTTTGTGAGGCCCTTCTGCATGGCCTATATTTCTGCTGATGAGCACAAAATCATGCAGCAGTTTCAGGAACTCTCTGCTGAGTTCTCCAAAGCCTCCGAATGCCTCAAGACGGGGAACAGGAAAGCTTTTGCTAACgaactggaaaagaaactgaaagatcTCGACTACACCAGGACTGTCCTGCACAACGAAACTGAGATACAGAAGAAAGCCAACGACAAAGGCTATTACACAACCCAAGCCATCGAGAAGGCCAACGAGCTGGCCAGTGTGGAAAAATCTATCATTGAGCACCAAGATCTGCTGAAACAAATCAGGTCATATCCCTATAGGAAGCTGAAGGAGTCTGACTTCCACCCCTACGAGCCGGAATGTGCGCTGGACCAGGCCAACGCGGGCTGCGATCAGGACCCGACTACCTCCGACCTTGCTGAGCCTGGCGAAACGCACCTTTACGCCCACGTGCCGTCCTATACCCCCAAGCTCATCAAAGCGAAGTCTGCCAAGTGCTTTGACAAGAAGCTGAAGACGCTGGAGGAACTCTGcgatatttattttttcacccAAACCCTTGACCAGTTGCATCAGATCGAGAGGACTTTCAGAGGTGACGTGTGCTACCTCCTGACAGACCAGATCAGTAGGGCGCTCTTGAAGCAACAAAGCGTAACTAACTTCCTCTTTGAGGATGTGACTTTTCTGGATGAAAAACTGCCTGAAAAACAGTACAGAGGCTGCCAAGGGCTCAGTCAAGACATCATCGACAGAAAGTGTTTGGAAGAGTCCCCTGCTCCTAAAGTGGTCATCAGCCTGGGATCCTACAAGTCCAGCGTGGAATGCGTGCCCATCAAGATGGAGCAAGAAATTGGGGACTCCCAGGAACCCAAAATGACCGAGTCCGTGACGTTTGAACACCAGGAGAACCTGGACTATCTTGATGCAGATATTAAAGGCAGCATCAGTAGCGGTGAGAGCATCGAGGTTCTTGGAACGGAGAAGTCTGCGTCTGGCTTGACAAAATCGGAGAGCCAGGCCAGCCTCCCTgtcagccccagcccccaggTGGGCAGGAGCAAGGTGGGCAGCCGGAGAACCGTCAGCGAGGACAGCATCGAGGTTCTCAGCACGTGTCCCTCCGAGTCACTCATCCCGGAAGATTTCAAAGCGAGCTACCCAAGTGCCATTAACGAGGAATCTTACGCAGATGATGAAGAGGGAGGCCTTCATTTCACCCCCAAACTAAACCCGGATGATGCTGACGAGCAGGAAGACatttcaaaacaggaaaacttAGTGCAGGTTGACTCTGCCTGTTGTATCGGGAAGGAGAGTCCCAATTTCCTCGAGCCTCTGCCTGACCTGGGACCGAAGCCCTGTGACGAGGACGGGGTGGTCAGGATCCCCCCGCAGCCGTACCGGCAGGCCGAGCAGGGGCTGCGCGGGAGCTTCGGGGGCTTCCCCTCCCACGACGGCATCTCGGGGGGGCTCCTTCCCTACGAGGTTGACTCGCGCTACCTGACGGGCAGCAGGGAGGTCAGTAAGAGCAGCCTGGACGAGTGCTCGGACTCCACGAGCTATATCAGCAGCGCCGCCTCCACATGCTCCGACAGGACCCCTTCTCCTGCTCACCCCGCCTGTCCGGCGAGCGAAAGGCACAAAAAAAAGGCTGGCCAGAACGCGCTGCGGTTCATCAGGCAGTACCCCTTCGCTCACCCCGCCATCTACTCCCTGCTCAGTGGCAGGACCCTGATtgtgctgggggaagaggaagcgATAGTCAAGAAGCTCGTGACAGCACTCTCTATCTTTGTGCCCAGCTGCGGCATTTACGCCAAGCCCGTGAAGCACTGGATCGCTTCCCCTCTGCATGTTGTGGATTTCCAGAAGTGGAAGCTGATCGGACTCCAGAG GATGGTGTCGCCTGCCGGGGTGAATGTACTGCATGCCCTGAGCCGATACAGCCGGTACGTCAGCATTTTGGATGCCGACAGTAAGACTCTCCGCTGCCCGCTTTATAAAGGCACCTTGGTGTCCCGGCTGGCAGACCACCGCACGCAGATCAAACGAGGAAGCACCTACTATATGCACGTCCAAAGTATCCTCACCCAGCTGTGTTCAAAAGCCTTCCTCTTCACCTTCTGCCATCATTTGCACCTTCCCATCAGTGAAAGGGAGCCGGAGGAATCTGTTGTGAATCGCAGGATGAACTTTCTGAAACTTCAACTGGGCCTTGCCAATGAAGATATCAAAATTGTACAGTATTTAGCTGAGCTGCTGAAGCTGCAGTACATTCAGGAACCCGGCCAGGGGGTGAACCCTCTGCTCAGATTTGACTACGTTCCCAGCTTTTTGTACAAAATCTAG
- the TOP3A gene encoding DNA topoisomerase 3-alpha isoform X2: MNFQARFFASCRVRMMPQPWRLFSRAAEDVALQRIRKVLCVAEKNDAARGIADLLSNSRMRRREGFSKFNKIYEYDYQMFGQNVTMVMTSVSGHLLAHDFKLPFRKWHSCNPLALFDAEIEKYCPENYMDIKRTLEREVQQCQALVIWTDCDREGENIGFEIIHVCKAVKPNLQVFRARFSEITLHAVRTACENLSQPDQKTSDAVDVRQELDLRIGAAFTRFQTLRLRKIFPDILADQLISYGSCQFPTLGFVVERFKAIQAFVPEAFYKIKVTHDHEDGSVVFNWKRNRLFNHTACLVLYQMCMEDPVATVVEVGSKPKSKWRPLPLDTVELEKLASRKLKINAKETMRIAEKLYTQGFISYPRTETNIFPKELNLSALVQQQTQDPNWGAFAQRILDQGGPTPRSGTKSDQAHPPIHPTKYTAGLQGNEQRLYEFIVRHFLACCSQDAKGQETTVEIDIANERFIAQGLMILARNYLEVYPYEKWSDKVIPLYQKGSRFQPTTVEMVDGETSPPLLLTEADLIALMEKHGIGTDATHAEHIETIKTRMYVGLTADQRFLPGHLGMGLVEGYDSMGYEMSKPDLRAELEADLKLICEGKKDKSAVLQQQVQKYKQVFIEAVARANKLDQALAQYFGEATEIAEQEEVYPAMPVSVRKCPQCNNDMVLKAKKNGGFYLSCMGYPACKSAVWFPDFVLDVARDESVCAVCQPHPVHRLKFKFKRGSVPPMMPLEFVGCIGGCDEMLKELLDLKYLHRSSQSASSASQQANHLQVNNSFNRASGENRHVRGTTNLAPGRLLSLSSPRTPRPAPSAAPDDGNNAVVCNCGNEALLLTVRKEGPNQGRQFYKCSTGTCNLFLWADQQSEDRSNVAPRGSALPQPFAGRGPAGFQRPGGGRGPELFGNNSSDSGGDTVCKCDQPAVTRTVQKDGPNKGRQFHTCSKPREQQCGFFQWADENVAPGPSGDVSLNHFGSSGYARGLGNKAKRPSSLSSGATAKKPRTCSICHQPGHTRKNCPQDH, encoded by the exons ATGAACTTTCAGGCGAGGTTCTTTGCCAGCTGCAGGGTCAGGATGATGCCGCAGCCCTGGCGTCTCTTCTCCCGGGCTGCGGAGGATGTGGCGTTGCAGAGGATCCGGAAGGTCCTGTGCGTGGCTGAGAAGAACGATGCTGCCCGAGGGATTGCAGATCTGCTCTCCAACAGCAGAATGCGACGG CGAGAAGGGTTTTCCAAGTTCAACAAGATCTACGAGTACGACTACCAGATGTTTGGCCAG AACGTTACTATGGTGATGACATCCGTGTCGGGACACTTACTGGCTCATGATTTTAAGCTGCCGTTTCGCAAATG GCATAGCTGCAACCCTCTAGCTCTTTTTGATGCTGAAATTGAGAAGTATTGCCCTGAAAATTACATGGATATCAAG AGAACCCTTGAACGAGAAGTCCAGCAGTGCCAAGCTCTGGTGATCTGGACTGACTGCGATCGAGAAGGAGAGAACATTGGCTTTGAGATAATTCACGTTTGCAAAGCTG TAAAGCCAAACCTCCAGGTTTTCCGAGCCCGTTTTTCAGAGATTACGCTTCATGCTGTCAGAACAGCCTGTGAGAACCTCTCCCAACCAGATCAAAAAACGAGCGATGCCGTTGACGTCAGGCAGGAGCTGGACCTCAGGATAG GTGCTGCCTTCACCAGATTCCAGACACTGAGGCTCCGGAAGATCTTCCCTGATATTTTAGCAGATCAGCTGATCAGCTATGGTAGCTGCCAGTTCCCAACACTGGGCTTTGTAGTTGAACGCTTTAAAGCCATCCAGGCCTTTGTTCCTGAAGCCTTCTATAAAATTAAAG TGACACATGATCATGAAGATGGCAGCGTGGTCTTCAACTGGAAGAGGAACCGGCTCTTTAATCACACAGCATGCCTGGTCCTTTACCAGATGTGTATGGAG GATCCGGTAGCAACTGTTGTTGAGGTTGGGAGCAAGCCAAAGAGCAAATGGAGGCCCCTGCCCCTGGACACTGTG GAACTTGAGAAGTTGGCTTCCcgcaaactgaaaataaatgcaaaggaaaCCATGAGAATAGCAGAAAAACTCTATACTCAAGG GTTCATTAGCTACCCCCGAACTGAGACCAACATTTTCCCCAAGGAGCTGAACCTCTCTGCCTTAGTACAACAGCAAACACAGGACCCAAACTGGGGAGCATTTGCACAGAGGATTTTGGATCAGGGTGGGCCAACCCCTCGGAGTGGAACCAAATCAGATCAGGCTCACCCTCCCATTCACCCTACAAAATACACTGCTGGCCTGCAG GGCAACGAGCAGCGACTATATGAATTCATTGTGCGCCATTTTTTGGCTTGCTGCTCTCAAGATGCCAAGGGACAGGAAACAACTGTGGAGATTGACATTGCTAATGAGCGATTCATTGCTCAAGGACTAATGATCCTGGCCCGAAATTACCTGGAAGTCTATCCATATGAGAAGTGGAGTGATAAG GTTATCCCACTGTATCAGAAAGGGTCTCGCTTTCAGCCCACTACAGTGGAGATGGTGGATGGGGAAACCAGCCCTCCATTGCTCCTCACAGAAGCGGATCTCATTGCTCTCATGGAGAAACATGGCATTG GGACTGATGCCACTCACGCCGAGCACATTGAGACGATTAAGACGCGGATGTACGTGGGCCTTACGGCGGATCAGCGGTTCCTCCCGGGCCACCTGGGCATGGGGCTGGTTGAAG GCTACGATTCCATGGGCTACGAGATGTCCAAGCCTGACCTTCGAGCTGAGCTGGAGGCTGATCTGAAACTGATCTGTGAGGGGAAGAAAGACAAATCTGCAGTGTTGCAGCAGCAGGTGCAAAAGTACAAGCAAGTCTTCATCGAAGCCGTGGCCAGAGCCAACAA GCTGGACCAGGCTCTGGCTCAGTATTTTGGAGAAGCCACAGAAATTGCAGAGCAAGAGGAGGTCTACCCAGCAATGCCCGTTTCCGTTCGGAAGTGTCCACAGTGCAACAACGACATGGTCCTGAAGGCCAAGAAGAACGGCGG GTTCTATCTCAGCTGCATGGGCTATCCAGCTTGTAAAAGTGCAGTCTGGTTTCCCGATTTCGTGCTGGATGTGGCCCGGGATGAGAGCGTCTGTGCTGTGTGTCAACCACATCCAGTTCACAG aCTGAAGTTTAAATTCAAGAGAGGCAGTGTTCCACCCATGATGCCCTTGGAGTTTGTTGGTTGCATTGGAGGCTGTGATGAGATGCTAAAAGAGCTCTTGGACCTGAAGTATTTACACAGGTCATCCCAATCCGCATCGTCAGCCAGCCAGCAAGCTAATCACTTGCAGGTCAACAACTCCTTTAACAGAGCTAGTGGTGAAAACAGGCACGTGAGGGGGACCACAAACCTGGCACCGGGACGTCTACTCTCCTTGAGCTCCCCGAGAACACCCAGGCctgctccttcagctgctccagaTGACGGGAACAACGCGGTGGTTTGCAACTGCGGGAATGAAGCCCTGCTGTTAACCGTACGCAAAGAAGGGCCCAATCAAGGCAGGCAGTTTTACAAATGCAGCACCGGTACCTGCAATTTGTTTCTCTGGGCTGATCAGCAGTCAGAGGACAGAAGCAACGTGGCTCCACGGGGCTCTGCGCTGCCCCAGCCCTTTGCAGGAAGGGGCCCAGCGGGATTCCAGCGTCCAGGAGGAGGGCGAGGCCCAGAGCTCTTTGGAAACAACAGCTCTGATTCAGGAGGCGACACGGTCTGCAAGTGCGACCAGCCAGCTGTCACGCGCACCGTCCAAAAGGACGGACCCAACAAAGGTCGGCAGTTCCACACCTGCTCTAAACCCCGAGAGCAGCAGTGCGGCTTCTTCCAGTGGGCAGATGAAAACGTGGCACCAG GGCCTTCTGGAGACGTCTCTTTGAACCACTTTGGGAGCAGTGGATACGCAAGAGGGTTGGGAAATAAAGCCAAGAGACCGAGCAGCCTCTCCTCAGGAGCCACTGCCAAGAAACCACGGACCTGTAGCATTTGCCACCAGCCTGGCCACACTAGGAAAAACTGCCCTCAAGACCACTGA